A stretch of Synechococcus sp. WH 8020 DNA encodes these proteins:
- a CDS encoding class I SAM-dependent methyltransferase gives MQRCPEPELMNAPHQVVAYAEADFSSGDHSVIERLSELIDHSRTVLPAAHLILDLGCGPGNISERLAARWPLSEVIGLDGAPSMIAIANQRLSCLSPAIHNLTYLLFDLSHSCLDDIPQIKGASVIVSNSLLHHLHNPQRLWASMKQLAVPNAFMLHRDLRRPSNEQEVDALCDRYVSNSPSVLQRDFRASLIAAFTVDEVREQLDEAGMGQFTVMELDDRYLEVSGQW, from the coding sequence ATGCAACGTTGTCCCGAACCAGAGTTGATGAATGCGCCTCATCAGGTTGTTGCCTATGCAGAGGCGGACTTTAGTTCCGGTGATCATTCAGTCATCGAACGTTTGTCGGAGCTGATTGATCATTCTCGCACTGTTCTCCCCGCAGCTCATTTGATCCTGGATCTAGGTTGTGGTCCGGGGAATATTTCCGAACGGCTTGCTGCTCGCTGGCCCCTATCGGAAGTGATTGGTCTTGATGGGGCTCCTTCCATGATCGCGATTGCCAATCAAAGACTTTCCTGTTTAAGTCCTGCTATTCATAATTTAACCTATTTACTCTTTGATTTAAGCCATTCCTGTCTTGATGATATTCCTCAAATAAAAGGTGCTTCTGTGATTGTTAGTAATAGTCTGTTGCATCATCTCCATAATCCTCAAAGGCTATGGGCGTCAATGAAGCAGCTTGCTGTGCCTAATGCATTCATGTTGCATCGTGATCTTCGTCGCCCCTCGAATGAGCAGGAGGTTGATGCGCTTTGCGATCGGTATGTGAGCAATTCCCCTTCCGTGTTGCAACGCGACTTTCGAGCATCCTTGATCGCTGCCTTCACTGTAGATGAAGTCCGCGAACAACTTGACGAGGCTGGAATGGGTCAGTTCACCGTGATGGAGCTCGACGACCGATACCTTGAAGTTTCGGGGCAGTGGTGA
- the nrdJ gene encoding ribonucleoside-triphosphate reductase, adenosylcobalamin-dependent has protein sequence MTLTPSRTEKPETQTTELGSINGDFPATAPAANPVFYRTYSRRLPKGRESWSEVGERNRSGLLKLGSLNAEEMDLLARMQSEKKALPSGRWQWIGGTPWIEKPENFSGAYNCTSTNLVDWEAFGLMMDLAMMGCGTGAIIEPHFIDQLPVVINPIEVRSVSNIGITPADNRQETTSFNISDHNVSIKVGDTRRGWVDSYQLLLELSSDPRFEGRKVEVDIDLSDVRPVGETLKGFGGMANPVKLKDLYGRVAKLLGKAIGRQLTSIECCLLIDEAAVTIVAGNIRRSAGMRQFASDDMSAAGAKENLWQQDSEGNWRIDPERDALRMANHTRVYHTRPSREVLLEAVTRQFHSGEGAIQFAPEALARSNADLLTTKELRSEFIEIYCDQGREEAGRWLEQNHGAISKEELEHRLSRYGLNPCGEILGADFHCNLAEVHLNQIDPKDEESQRDAFRAGALSVACLLNHKFEVERYRQSRAWDPIVGVSFTGLFDFFVHAFGTPWLQWWEAGRPETEEGLNYKKQEADYLKRWKSIVNETVWDYCDRHGLRRPNRCTTVQPAGTKSLLTGAAPGWHPPKAQRFIRRITFRKNDPVAMACMDYGYTVVPSQSDKDDEGRLLNDPFDSRCTEWLVEIPTEVSWANLPGADTVDINAFSALAQFDFYMQVQLHYTAHNTSATIEFREHEIEPLTDALHQTIEQGGGYISAALLARFDANATFPRLPFEPIDAQTYARLQKEVIERRVNNDFFDALQKYDSGELTEAGPAGCDSDKCLLPLAKPNS, from the coding sequence GTGACTCTGACACCAAGCCGCACAGAAAAGCCAGAGACACAAACCACTGAGCTTGGATCTATCAACGGCGATTTCCCAGCAACTGCGCCCGCAGCCAACCCGGTGTTTTATCGCACCTACAGTCGACGATTGCCTAAAGGAAGAGAAAGTTGGAGTGAAGTAGGCGAACGTAACCGATCAGGACTTCTCAAGCTTGGTTCCCTCAATGCAGAGGAAATGGACCTACTGGCCAGGATGCAGTCTGAGAAAAAAGCACTGCCATCCGGACGCTGGCAATGGATTGGTGGCACTCCATGGATCGAGAAGCCGGAAAATTTCTCAGGGGCCTACAACTGCACCTCCACAAATCTTGTGGATTGGGAAGCGTTCGGTCTGATGATGGATTTAGCGATGATGGGGTGTGGAACAGGCGCAATCATCGAGCCCCACTTCATTGATCAGCTTCCAGTTGTCATTAATCCGATTGAAGTACGAAGCGTTTCAAACATCGGCATTACACCGGCAGACAACCGCCAGGAAACCACGTCCTTCAACATCAGCGATCACAATGTTTCAATCAAGGTGGGGGACACCAGACGTGGTTGGGTTGATAGCTACCAACTGCTCTTAGAATTGAGTAGTGATCCTCGCTTCGAAGGCCGAAAAGTTGAGGTCGATATTGACCTTTCTGATGTGCGTCCTGTCGGCGAAACCCTCAAGGGTTTCGGTGGTATGGCGAACCCCGTCAAACTGAAAGATCTCTACGGTCGCGTCGCAAAATTGCTGGGCAAAGCGATCGGTAGACAGCTCACATCCATCGAATGCTGTCTCCTTATTGATGAAGCAGCCGTCACGATTGTGGCGGGTAATATCCGGCGTAGTGCCGGTATGCGTCAATTCGCTTCCGACGACATGTCAGCTGCTGGTGCCAAGGAAAATTTGTGGCAACAGGATTCTGAAGGCAACTGGAGAATTGATCCTGAGCGCGATGCGCTGAGGATGGCGAATCACACCCGTGTTTATCACACCCGACCAAGCAGGGAAGTGCTGCTAGAAGCAGTCACACGTCAATTCCACAGTGGTGAAGGCGCCATTCAATTCGCTCCTGAAGCGCTCGCTCGCTCGAACGCCGATTTACTAACCACCAAGGAATTAAGAAGTGAATTTATCGAGATTTATTGCGACCAAGGCCGTGAAGAAGCAGGGCGCTGGCTCGAACAAAATCATGGTGCAATTTCAAAAGAAGAACTTGAGCATCGGCTGAGTCGCTACGGATTAAATCCGTGCGGTGAAATCCTCGGTGCAGATTTTCATTGCAACCTTGCCGAGGTACATCTCAACCAAATTGACCCCAAAGATGAAGAATCGCAACGCGACGCCTTCCGAGCCGGTGCACTCTCCGTTGCCTGTCTGCTCAATCACAAATTCGAAGTCGAGAGGTACCGCCAGAGTCGAGCCTGGGATCCAATCGTAGGTGTGAGCTTTACTGGGTTATTTGATTTCTTCGTTCATGCTTTTGGTACACCATGGCTGCAGTGGTGGGAAGCAGGACGGCCTGAAACCGAAGAAGGTCTGAATTACAAAAAACAAGAAGCTGATTACTTGAAGCGGTGGAAATCGATCGTGAATGAAACCGTTTGGGATTATTGCGATCGTCATGGACTGAGGCGTCCAAACCGCTGCACCACAGTTCAGCCCGCTGGAACAAAAAGCTTGCTTACAGGTGCTGCACCTGGTTGGCATCCGCCCAAAGCTCAGCGCTTTATCCGCAGGATTACTTTCCGCAAAAACGATCCTGTGGCGATGGCCTGCATGGATTATGGCTACACAGTGGTTCCTTCCCAGTCCGATAAGGATGATGAAGGTCGTCTTTTGAACGATCCATTCGATTCACGCTGCACGGAATGGTTAGTAGAAATTCCAACCGAGGTCAGTTGGGCCAATCTGCCTGGTGCAGACACTGTGGATATCAATGCATTCTCGGCATTGGCACAATTTGACTTTTACATGCAAGTTCAATTGCACTACACCGCCCACAACACATCGGCAACGATCGAATTTCGTGAGCATGAGATTGAACCGTTAACCGATGCTCTTCACCAGACCATCGAACAGGGCGGCGGATACATTTCTGCAGCTCTTCTCGCTCGATTCGATGCGAATGCAACCTTCCCACGCTTGCCATTCGAACCAATCGATGCACAAACCTATGCGCGCTTGCAGAAAGAAGTCATTGAACGACGAGTCAATAATGACTTTTTCGACGCATTGCAAAAATATGACAGTGGAGAGCTAACGGAAGCAGGTCCAGCTGGTTGCGATTCAGATAAGTGCCTCTTACCTTTAGCAAAACCTAATAGCTAA